The following proteins come from a genomic window of Malus domestica chromosome 02, GDT2T_hap1:
- the LOC139192465 gene encoding protein ANTAGONIST OF LIKE HETEROCHROMATIN PROTEIN 1-like → MDRRKLLLILLLEMSYLETICICTILVVMMLHGKQRHVERPTLTNRSLIRREISLCYLNGIIGNTDTECVNELRMDRRTFGILCDLLRQDGRVKTDGLVSVEEQVCMTLQILAHHTKNRSVGGRFYRSGETISRYFNSVLQGILRLQGILLKVPQPVPIDSTDPRWRCFKNCLGALDGTHIDVHVPEIDKPRYRTRKGRVATNVLGVCSGDMQFIYVFPGWEGSASDSRVLHDAISRPNGFKVPTGCYYLVDGGYTNGEGFLAPYRGIPYHLSEWEGRTPSNKEEYFNMKHSKARNVIERCFGLLKGRWSILRSPSFYPIRTQGRIITACCLLHNLIRQEMSVDPMENLPIIEDGQNTEEGEYVGSVQTSDQWTAMRNDMAQEMYNEWRAIRNQQPN, encoded by the exons atggatcgaaggaagcttttattgatcttattgttagagatgtcttatttggagacaatttgtatttgtacgattcttgtggtgatgatgctacatggcaaacagagacatgttgaacgacccacattgactaaccgttcacttattagacgagagattagtttgtgttatctgaatggtataatagggaatactgatactgaatgtgtcaacgaattgagaatggatagaaggacttttggcatattatgcgacttacttcgtcaagatgggagggtaaaaactgatggtttggtgtctgtagaggaacaggtgtgtatgactttacaaatattagcacatcatactaagaatcgtagtgttggcggtagattttataggtcgggagagactataagtaggtatttcaatagcgtattgcaaggaattttgcgattacaaggtatcctactaaaagtcccccagcctgtgcctattgattctacagatcctaggtggcgatgttttaag aattgcttgggagcattggatggaacacacattgatgtgcatgtacctgaaattgacaaaccaagataccgaacaagaaagggtcgagtcgcaactaatgtgttaggtgtgtgttcaggagatatgcagttcatatatgtgtttccggggtgggagggttccgcatcagactctagagtgctacatgatgcaattagtaggcctaatggttttaaggtaccaacgg gttgttattaccttgtagatggtggttatacaaatggtgaaggattccttgcaccctatagaggaataccttatcatttatctgaatgggagggacgaacaccttctaataaggaagaatattttaacatgaagcattctaaggcaaggaatgtaattgaacgctgttttggcctgctaaaaggaaggtggtcgatactaaggagtccatctttctatccgataaggacacaaggtcgaataattaccgcttgttgcctactacacaatcttattaggcaagagatgtctgtagatccaatggagaatttgccaataatagaagatggacaaaatacagaagaaggtgaatatgttggtagtgttcaaacatcggaccagtggactgcaatgaggaatgatatggctcaggaaatgtataatgagtggagagcaattaggaaccagcaaccgaactag
- the LOC114823750 gene encoding uncharacterized protein produces the protein MDNENFLNATQEPKGRRRKWEAFEEEVLLGVLEDFVARKQRCDTGAFKQGTLVEIAKAVNVLCPHSNIKANPHIESKLKKWKKTYSMVVDMINTSGFAWNDVKKCVEVDSDDAWQTYVQRNKEADGWRSKPFPLFDRFAYIFGKDRATGNVAETPAQMMEEQSHDHVGESDIGGENFVSSMNQQSQQSTPSENSQRKRKRAVGSSNDGTEAIISGLKDFYVESGKRMQMVTEALVQGTADHTDIANELEAMGLSPMDQIDALSLILDKPKNVGVFRAIKPELKKVFVQRLLSDNTSG, from the exons atggataacgaaaattttttgaatgctactcaagagccaaaaggaagaaggcgtaaatgggaagcatttgaggaagaagtattactaggagttcttgaggattttgttgctcggaagcaacggtgtgacaccggtgctttcaaacaaggtactttggttgaaatagcaaaagctgtcaatgttttatgtcctcattcaaatataaaggcaaatccacatattgaatccaagttgaagaaatggaaaaaaacatatagtatggtcgttgacatgataaacacaagtggatttgcatggaatgatgtcaaaaagtgcgttgaagttgacagtgatgacgcatggcaaacttatgtgcag agaaataaagaagccgatggatggagaagcaaaccttttccactgtttgatagatttgcatatatatttggaaaagatcgggctacgggtaatgtagccgaaacccctgctcaaatgatggaggaacaaagtcatgatcatgttggtgaaagtgatattggaggtgaaaattttgtttcttcaatgaaccaacaaagccaacaaagcaccccatctgaaaatagccaaagaaagaggaaaagagctgtgggaagttcaaatgatggaaccgaggcaattatcagtggactgaaagatttttatgttgaaagtgggaagaggatgcaaatggtaactgaagctttagttcaaggtactgcagatcatactgacatagctaatgaacttgaagcaatgggtctctctcctatggatcaaattgatgcattgtctcttattttggataaaccaaaaaatgtgggagtgttcagggcaatcaaaccggaactcaagaaagtgttcgtccaaaggcttttaagcgacaacacaagcggatga